One segment of uncultured Propionivibrio sp. DNA contains the following:
- a CDS encoding flagellar protein FlgN, translating into MAVQSSPSSRLLQTLTSESELVSLFISLLEKEQASLVEGQTETLPQIAEEKGRAADRLTAVGDERNRLLAEEGLAGGPSGIEAWCARHPLEKSIVSKWAEVLDKARRAKDLNQLNGNLITLRMQHTARALEALRSASRPLDLYGPDGQSAGTGTARRIIDSA; encoded by the coding sequence TTGGCGGTTCAATCGAGTCCATCTTCCCGGCTGCTTCAAACGCTCACCAGCGAATCCGAGCTGGTTTCCCTGTTCATTTCGCTGCTTGAGAAAGAGCAGGCAAGCCTTGTTGAAGGCCAGACCGAGACGCTTCCGCAAATCGCCGAAGAGAAAGGCCGGGCTGCCGACCGACTGACTGCCGTTGGTGACGAACGGAACCGTCTGCTGGCCGAGGAAGGATTGGCCGGAGGCCCCTCGGGCATTGAGGCTTGGTGTGCGCGGCACCCTCTCGAAAAAAGCATCGTTTCAAAGTGGGCCGAAGTGCTCGACAAAGCCCGGCGCGCCAAGGACCTCAACCAGTTGAATGGCAACCTGATCACGCTACGCATGCAGCACACTGCGCGCGCACTTGAGGCCTTGCGCAGTGCCAGTCGCCCCCTCGACCTGTACGGACCGGACGGGCAATCGGCCGGCACCGGCACCGCACGCCGGATCATCGACAGCGCTTAG
- the motD gene encoding flagellar motor protein MotD: MARRKAEEEHDNHERWLVSYADFITLLFAFFVVMYALSTVNEGKYRVLSESLVSAFRNVQVNSTSPAVQVVTPPMAVISKATQTSRAQDAAKQKQRDKMKNVAKDIKEVMAPLIEQGKVRVIENSRGVTIEINDSVLFAPGQALLQVPLARAMRAIADVLVATDFPITIEGHTDNIPIRNTQFPSNWELSAVRATTVLRVFTEAGVFPERLTAIGYADTRPVESNASAEGRARNRRVTIRIDSSVADAGKELSLDAERQ, from the coding sequence ATGGCACGCAGAAAGGCCGAGGAGGAACACGACAATCACGAACGCTGGCTGGTTTCGTATGCTGATTTCATCACGCTGCTATTCGCCTTTTTTGTCGTGATGTATGCGCTTTCGACCGTCAATGAAGGCAAGTACCGCGTACTGAGCGAGTCGCTGGTCAGCGCCTTCCGCAATGTGCAGGTCAATTCGACTTCGCCGGCCGTGCAGGTTGTTACGCCACCGATGGCCGTCATCTCGAAAGCCACGCAGACCTCGCGCGCGCAAGACGCCGCGAAGCAGAAGCAACGCGACAAGATGAAGAACGTGGCCAAGGACATCAAGGAGGTCATGGCGCCGCTGATCGAGCAGGGTAAGGTGCGTGTCATCGAGAACAGCCGGGGCGTGACAATCGAGATCAACGACAGCGTCCTGTTCGCGCCGGGGCAGGCGCTGCTGCAGGTGCCGTTGGCACGCGCGATGCGGGCTATTGCGGATGTGCTGGTGGCGACCGATTTTCCGATCACGATCGAAGGGCACACGGATAATATTCCGATCCGTAATACGCAGTTTCCGTCGAACTGGGAGCTTTCGGCAGTGCGTGCGACAACGGTGCTACGCGTGTTTACGGAGGCCGGTGTGTTTCCGGAACGGCTGACGGCGATCGGCTATGCCGATACGCGCCCGGTGGAGTCAAATGCCTCCGCGGAGGGTCGTGCGCGAAACCGCCGTGTCACGATCCGCATCGATTCGTCAGTAGCGGATGCGGGGAAAGAGCTTTCGCTCGACGCAGAGAGGCAGTAA
- a CDS encoding flagellar motor protein has protein sequence MDKISLFGLFLGISAIVGGQILEGGHVGSLAQPTALLIVLGGTMGAVMLQSPYAVFIRGVRMMRWVWIPPVIDHAALISQVTGWGHIARREGLLALENVINQLDDAFMRKGLQLLVDGAEPERLREVLEVEINTFEEQMKLSARIWEAAGGYSPTIGILGAVLGLIHVMENLSDPSKLGAGIAVAFVATIYGVGLANLVFLPMANKLKAHIGRMVAQREMIVDGLLGIASGDNPRIIESRLQGYIF, from the coding sequence ATGGATAAGATCAGTCTCTTCGGACTGTTCCTCGGGATATCGGCAATTGTCGGCGGTCAGATTCTCGAAGGCGGCCATGTCGGCTCGCTGGCGCAGCCGACCGCGTTGCTGATCGTACTCGGCGGGACGATGGGCGCCGTGATGCTGCAGAGTCCCTATGCGGTGTTCATTCGTGGCGTACGCATGATGCGCTGGGTCTGGATTCCGCCGGTCATCGACCATGCCGCGCTGATCAGCCAGGTGACCGGCTGGGGGCATATCGCGCGCCGCGAGGGGCTGCTGGCCCTCGAAAACGTCATCAACCAACTCGATGACGCCTTCATGCGCAAGGGGCTGCAGCTGCTCGTTGACGGGGCGGAACCCGAACGTCTGCGCGAAGTCCTTGAGGTCGAAATCAATACTTTCGAGGAACAGATGAAGCTGTCGGCAAGGATCTGGGAGGCGGCCGGCGGGTATTCGCCGACGATCGGGATCCTCGGGGCAGTGCTGGGTCTGATCCACGTGATGGAAAACCTCTCGGATCCATCGAAACTCGGTGCTGGCATCGCTGTGGCCTTTGTTGCGACGATATACGGCGTCGGACTCGCAAATCTCGTGTTTCTGCCGATGGCGAACAAGCTTAAGGCGCATATCGGACGCATGGTCGCGCAGCGCGAAATGATCGTCGATGGCTTGCTCGGCATCGCCAGCGGCGACAATCCGCGGATCATCGAAAGCCGCCTCCAGGGGTACATTTTCTGA
- a CDS encoding RNA polymerase sigma factor FliA: protein MYNAAGQIGRDQLVERFAPLVKRIAFHLMARLPSSVQVDDLVQNGMMGLLEAIGRFESGMGAQFETYAAQRVRGAMLDGLRENDWLPRNLRRDYRRIEAAIAKLEQEHGRPPSENELAEALGMSLAEYQKMLQDARGHQLISFEDLVDDGDEDYLERHLADGSSEPSKLLEEESLHRLLVQGIEQLPERERLMMALYYEQDLNLREIGEVMGVTESRVCQLHSQAVARLRVRILGEGGIKKKKAKRNG, encoded by the coding sequence ATGTATAACGCTGCTGGTCAGATTGGCAGAGATCAGCTGGTCGAGCGCTTTGCGCCGCTCGTCAAGCGGATCGCCTTCCATCTGATGGCACGCCTGCCCTCCAGCGTCCAGGTGGACGATCTGGTGCAGAACGGCATGATGGGCCTGCTGGAAGCGATTGGCCGCTTCGAGTCGGGCATGGGCGCCCAGTTCGAGACCTATGCGGCGCAACGGGTTCGCGGTGCGATGCTGGATGGCTTGCGCGAGAACGATTGGTTGCCGCGGAATCTCCGGCGCGATTACCGTCGTATCGAGGCGGCGATCGCCAAGCTCGAACAGGAACATGGCCGCCCGCCAAGCGAGAATGAGCTGGCGGAGGCGCTCGGGATGTCGCTCGCCGAATACCAGAAGATGCTTCAGGATGCGCGCGGTCATCAGCTGATTTCGTTCGAGGATCTCGTCGATGACGGGGATGAGGATTATCTTGAGCGACACCTCGCTGACGGTTCGTCCGAGCCATCCAAGCTGCTTGAGGAGGAAAGCCTTCACCGCCTGCTGGTGCAGGGGATCGAGCAGCTTCCCGAGCGGGAACGATTGATGATGGCGCTGTATTACGAGCAGGACCTGAACCTGAGGGAAATTGGGGAGGTCATGGGCGTGACCGAGTCACGCGTATGCCAGTTGCACAGCCAGGCTGTCGCGCGTCTGCGGGTCAGGATTCTCGGCGAGGGTGGAATCAAGAAGAAAAAGGCGAAGCGCAATGGATAA
- a CDS encoding AAA family ATPase, whose translation MADYRGDQADGLRRLFGREQTRVVAFASGSRGVGKTTLVANLAAVLAESGREILVVDENVRHSVAALWGVHNRSDLLQVLNEEVTFDAALVPLRPGVRSLSAAHAVKCLAHLDGRQQEVLIRSLTGMERPADVILVDASPDHPLGFSPFGLAAHDTVIVASPSGQAITDAYALIKKVSLGYAHRSFRLLVNRARHLEEATAIHRNMARLSHGRGVARLVFAGFVPQDEAVSPSSRLRQPSAIAQPEAPSSRAYRAIATELLGWPVAEECAGGLEHFVQQLLHLSQHIDPQPIYA comes from the coding sequence GTGGCTGACTATCGTGGCGATCAGGCCGACGGTCTGCGTCGTCTCTTCGGACGCGAGCAAACCCGCGTCGTTGCCTTCGCTTCGGGCAGTCGTGGCGTCGGCAAGACGACGCTGGTCGCCAATCTCGCCGCGGTCCTGGCAGAATCAGGGCGGGAGATTCTGGTTGTCGACGAAAATGTTCGCCACAGCGTGGCAGCCCTGTGGGGCGTACACAATCGCTCCGATTTGCTGCAGGTCCTGAACGAAGAAGTTACTTTTGACGCTGCGCTCGTTCCGTTGAGGCCCGGCGTGCGCAGCTTGTCGGCAGCGCATGCCGTGAAATGCCTGGCGCATCTGGACGGACGGCAGCAGGAAGTGCTGATCCGCAGTCTGACAGGCATGGAGCGTCCTGCCGACGTGATCCTCGTGGATGCTTCGCCGGATCATCCGCTCGGGTTTTCGCCGTTCGGCCTCGCGGCGCACGATACGGTGATTGTTGCCTCGCCAAGCGGGCAGGCGATTACCGATGCCTATGCGTTGATCAAGAAAGTCAGTCTGGGGTATGCACACCGGAGTTTCCGCTTGCTGGTCAACCGGGCGCGTCATCTTGAGGAAGCGACGGCCATCCATCGCAACATGGCCCGGCTCAGCCATGGTCGCGGTGTGGCGCGCCTGGTATTCGCCGGGTTCGTGCCGCAGGACGAGGCGGTGTCTCCGTCTTCCCGCTTGCGCCAGCCCAGTGCGATCGCCCAGCCCGAGGCCCCGTCGTCGCGTGCCTATCGCGCGATTGCGACGGAGTTGCTGGGATGGCCGGTGGCCGAAGAATGTGCCGGAGGACTCGAACATTTCGTGCAGCAACTGCTACACTTGAGCCAGCATATCGATCCGCAACCCATCTACGCTTGA